A window of the Pseudomonas furukawaii genome harbors these coding sequences:
- a CDS encoding CoA transferase subunit A encodes MDKRMTAGDMVGQLRDGMTLGIGGWGPRRKPMALIREILRSDLKDLTVVAYGGADVGMLCAAGKVRKLVYAFVSLDFIPLEPYFRKARQAGEVEVMEIDEGMLLLGLKAAAMGVPFIPTRVGLGTDVLRINPQLRLVTSPYEPEREWVAMPALKLDAALVHVDRADARGLCQIAGPDHYMDDLFVRAADKAYVSCDELVDSAWFHDDPARARQVFWERNRTSAVVHLPGGAHPSSCAPLYGFDVAHFKAYNASASEADGWQAYLERYVNCGEAEYLARVGGLDAIRRLPLPVF; translated from the coding sequence ATGGACAAACGCATGACCGCTGGCGACATGGTCGGCCAGCTGCGGGACGGCATGACCCTCGGCATCGGTGGCTGGGGCCCCCGGCGCAAGCCCATGGCGCTGATCCGCGAGATCCTCCGCTCGGACCTCAAGGACCTGACCGTCGTCGCCTACGGTGGCGCCGACGTCGGCATGCTCTGCGCCGCCGGCAAGGTGCGCAAGCTGGTCTACGCCTTCGTCTCCCTCGACTTCATTCCCCTCGAACCCTACTTCCGCAAGGCCCGCCAGGCGGGCGAGGTGGAGGTGATGGAGATCGACGAGGGCATGCTGCTGCTGGGGCTCAAGGCCGCCGCCATGGGCGTGCCCTTCATCCCCACCCGCGTGGGCCTGGGCACCGACGTGCTGCGGATCAACCCGCAGCTGCGCCTGGTCACCTCGCCCTACGAACCCGAGCGCGAGTGGGTCGCCATGCCGGCCCTGAAGCTGGACGCCGCCCTGGTCCACGTGGACCGCGCGGACGCCCGGGGCCTCTGCCAGATCGCCGGCCCCGACCACTACATGGACGACCTGTTCGTCCGTGCGGCCGACAAGGCCTACGTCAGTTGCGACGAGCTGGTGGACAGCGCCTGGTTCCACGACGACCCGGCCCGTGCCCGCCAGGTGTTCTGGGAGCGCAACCGCACCAGCGCCGTGGTGCACCTGCCGGGCGGGGCCCACCCCTCGTCCTGCGCGCCGCTCTACGGCTTCGATGTCGCCCACTTCAAGGCCTACAACGCCTCCGCCAGCGAGGCGGATGGCTGGCAGGCCTACCTGGAGCGCTACGTGAACTGCGGCGAAGCCGAGTACCTCGCCCGCGTCGGGGGGCTGGATGCCATCCGCCGCCTGCCGCTGCCGGTTTTCTGA
- a CDS encoding SDR family NAD(P)-dependent oxidoreductase yields MARLSNKVAVVTGGASGIGLACVRRFAEEGAQVVGLDMGEPRPEVVASLEGLQPAPLFMTLDVRDEARVQAVMEEVVGRFGRIDALVNAAGIASRGSITETTTEEWRRVLDVHLTGSMLTSRHALPTMLAQRSGSIINFGSIFGLQGCDGNAAYNTAKGGISQLTRSMAIDYGYANIRVNGLCPGLIDTPMTQMVKEQKAFHAYFASQHMLCRAGRPDEVANVALFLASDEASFVSGQMIAVDGGFSAGRRFAPPQA; encoded by the coding sequence ATGGCACGTCTCTCCAACAAGGTCGCGGTCGTCACCGGCGGCGCTTCGGGTATCGGCCTGGCCTGCGTCCGCCGTTTCGCCGAGGAAGGCGCCCAGGTGGTCGGGCTGGACATGGGCGAGCCGCGCCCCGAGGTTGTCGCCAGCCTGGAAGGGCTGCAGCCGGCGCCGCTGTTCATGACCCTGGATGTGCGCGACGAGGCGCGCGTGCAGGCGGTGATGGAGGAGGTGGTGGGGCGCTTCGGGCGCATCGATGCCCTGGTGAACGCCGCCGGTATCGCGAGTCGCGGCAGCATCACCGAAACCACCACCGAGGAATGGCGCCGCGTCCTGGACGTCCACCTCACCGGCAGCATGCTCACCAGCCGTCACGCGCTGCCGACGATGCTCGCCCAGCGCAGCGGCTCGATCATCAACTTCGGCTCGATCTTCGGTCTCCAGGGTTGCGACGGCAACGCCGCGTACAACACCGCCAAGGGGGGGATCAGCCAGCTCACCCGCTCCATGGCCATCGACTACGGGTACGCCAACATCCGCGTCAACGGCCTCTGCCCCGGCCTGATCGACACGCCGATGACGCAGATGGTCAAGGAGCAGAAGGCGTTCCACGCCTACTTCGCGTCGCAGCACATGCTGTGCCGCGCCGGGCGGCCGGACGAGGTGGCCAACGTGGCCCTGTTCCTCGCGTCCGACGAAGCCTCGTTCGTCAGCGGCCAGATGATCGCCGTGGACGGCGGGTTCTCCGCCGGCCGCCGCTTCGCGCCCCCACAGGCCTGA
- a CDS encoding CoA-transferase subunit beta: protein MTATKQPYSLAELMICAASEAFRDDGEVLATGIGVLQRLAASLAMLNTNAELMMTDSEAFMVAEPVPLGPRGDYRPRFDSWMGFSRIFDNVWSGKRHALVGPVQVDRYGQANISCVGDHARPKSQMLGVRGFPGNSISHANSFLVPNHSPRVFVEGEVDLVSSVGYNPARLARGWSLDDIDIRLIVTDLCVLDFLGPDRQVRIRSLHPGVEADEVQAATGFPLHIPATIPTTAAPTLEQLILIQQLDPHNLRAAQLKDNPPGVRAPHCTTA, encoded by the coding sequence ATGACTGCCACGAAACAACCCTACAGCCTGGCGGAGCTGATGATCTGCGCCGCCTCCGAGGCCTTCCGCGACGACGGCGAGGTGCTCGCCACCGGCATCGGCGTGCTGCAGCGCCTGGCCGCCTCCCTGGCCATGCTCAACACCAACGCCGAACTGATGATGACCGACTCCGAGGCCTTCATGGTCGCCGAACCCGTGCCCCTGGGGCCGCGTGGCGACTACCGGCCCAGGTTCGACAGCTGGATGGGCTTCTCGCGCATCTTCGACAACGTCTGGAGCGGCAAGCGCCACGCCCTGGTGGGGCCGGTTCAGGTGGACCGCTACGGCCAGGCCAACATCTCCTGCGTTGGCGACCATGCCCGGCCGAAGTCGCAGATGCTCGGCGTGCGCGGCTTCCCGGGCAATTCCATCAGCCATGCCAACTCCTTCCTGGTGCCGAACCACAGCCCCCGCGTGTTCGTCGAGGGCGAGGTCGACCTGGTGTCCTCGGTGGGCTACAACCCGGCGCGCCTGGCCCGTGGCTGGTCCCTGGACGACATCGACATCCGCCTGATCGTCACCGACCTCTGCGTCCTCGACTTCCTCGGCCCGGACCGCCAGGTGCGCATCCGATCGCTGCACCCGGGCGTCGAGGCGGACGAGGTCCAGGCGGCCACCGGCTTCCCGCTGCACATCCCGGCGACCATCCCCACCACGGCGGCGCCGACCCTGGAACAGCTGATCCTCATCCAGCAACTGGACCCGCACAACCTGCGTGCCGCCCAGCTCAAGGACAACCCGCCGGGCGTCCGCGCCCCGCACTGCACCACCGCCTGA
- a CDS encoding enoyl-CoA hydratase family protein: protein MNTPFHVTQDNGIAELVFDHPPVNAFDSRGWAAIATELERLGASPEVRVIVIRAEGRGFCAGVDIKELAGNPDLIVAVNKGNYDSFRAVHRNPKPVIVAVHGFVLGGGIGLCGAADILVASDCARFGVPEVDRGAMGGGAHLQRLFPVQKVRHMYFTGEMIDAAEAWRLGAVERVVPRSELREAALDIARKIAAKSPAMIALAKEALTGIEDGDLEDKYRWEQGFTLQAYRSLDSQEARDAFVDKRDANFRG from the coding sequence ATGAACACTCCATTTCATGTAACGCAGGACAACGGCATCGCCGAGCTGGTTTTCGACCACCCGCCGGTGAACGCCTTCGACAGCCGTGGCTGGGCCGCCATCGCGACGGAGCTGGAGCGCCTGGGCGCCTCGCCGGAGGTCCGGGTCATCGTCATCCGCGCCGAGGGGCGGGGCTTCTGCGCCGGCGTCGATATCAAGGAGCTGGCCGGCAACCCGGACCTGATCGTCGCCGTGAACAAGGGCAACTACGACAGCTTCCGCGCCGTCCACCGCAATCCCAAGCCGGTGATCGTCGCCGTCCACGGCTTCGTCCTCGGCGGCGGCATCGGCCTCTGCGGGGCCGCCGATATCCTGGTGGCCTCGGACTGCGCGCGCTTCGGCGTGCCCGAGGTGGACCGGGGCGCCATGGGCGGCGGCGCCCACTTGCAGCGCCTGTTCCCGGTGCAGAAGGTGCGCCACATGTACTTCACCGGCGAGATGATCGACGCCGCCGAAGCCTGGCGCCTGGGGGCCGTGGAGCGTGTGGTGCCAAGGTCCGAGCTGCGCGAGGCGGCCCTGGACATTGCGCGGAAGATCGCCGCCAAGAGCCCGGCCATGATCGCCCTGGCCAAGGAGGCGCTGACCGGCATCGAGGACGGCGACCTCGAGGACAAGTACCGCTGGGAGCAGGGCTTCACCCTGCAGGCCTACCGCTCGCTGGATTCCCAGGAAGCCCGCGACGCCTTCGTCGACAAGCGCGACGCCAACTTCAGGGGCTGA
- a CDS encoding NAD(P)H-dependent flavin oxidoreductase: protein MAFSLDTRLTRLLGCRYPIVQTAMGWVAEPRLVAASCNAGAFGFLAGATIEPGRMEAAILETRALTDRPFGVNFHMYQSNADAIVDLVIRHGVRAVSYSRSPGKAMIGRLKDAGVVCMPTVGALKHALKAVEMGADVVTVQGGEGGGHTGSVPTSILLGQVVDALDVPVVAAGGFKDGRGLVSALALGAEGIAMGTRFLMSAESPVPAATLERYLKVRDPAAIIVSRAIDGLPQRMIRNELLDGLERSGGLRRLLLALRSALAYRRHSGASLVQLLGSAFRLRGDDGLSAAQTLMAANAPMVIQKAMVDGQPAEGVLPAGQIAAAIDGLPACAELIESIVQQAEQCLAALCRQTEPS, encoded by the coding sequence ATGGCGTTCTCCCTCGACACCCGCCTGACCCGCCTGCTGGGCTGCCGCTACCCCATCGTCCAGACCGCCATGGGCTGGGTCGCCGAACCGCGCCTGGTGGCCGCCAGCTGCAATGCCGGCGCCTTCGGCTTCCTCGCCGGCGCCACCATCGAGCCCGGGCGCATGGAAGCGGCCATCCTCGAGACCCGCGCGCTGACCGATCGGCCCTTCGGCGTGAATTTCCACATGTACCAGAGCAACGCCGACGCGATCGTCGACCTGGTGATCCGCCACGGCGTGCGCGCGGTCAGCTACAGCCGCTCGCCGGGCAAGGCCATGATCGGCCGGCTGAAGGATGCCGGCGTCGTCTGCATGCCCACGGTCGGCGCCCTCAAGCACGCCCTCAAGGCCGTGGAGATGGGCGCCGATGTCGTCACCGTGCAGGGCGGGGAGGGCGGTGGCCACACCGGCTCGGTGCCCACCTCGATCCTGCTGGGCCAGGTGGTGGACGCCCTCGACGTGCCGGTGGTGGCCGCCGGTGGCTTCAAGGATGGCCGTGGCCTGGTGTCCGCGCTCGCCCTGGGCGCCGAGGGTATCGCCATGGGCACGCGTTTTCTGATGAGCGCGGAAAGCCCGGTGCCGGCCGCCACCCTGGAGCGCTACCTGAAGGTGCGCGACCCGGCGGCGATCATCGTCAGCCGCGCCATCGACGGCCTGCCGCAACGGATGATCCGCAACGAACTGCTGGACGGCCTGGAGCGTTCCGGCGGCCTCAGGCGCCTGCTGCTGGCCCTGCGCAGCGCACTGGCCTACCGCCGTCACAGCGGCGCCAGCCTCGTCCAGCTGCTCGGCAGCGCGTTCAGGCTGCGAGGCGACGACGGCCTCAGCGCCGCCCAGACGCTGATGGCCGCCAACGCCCCCATGGTCATCCAGAAGGCCATGGTCGACGGGCAGCCGGCCGAGGGCGTGCTGCCCGCCGGGCAGATCGCCGCCGCCATCGACGGGCTGCCGGCCTGCGCCGAACTCATCGAATCCATCGTGCAGCAGGCCGAGCAATGCCTCGCCGCGCTGTGCCGCCAAACGGAGCCTTCGTAG
- the ltrA gene encoding group II intron reverse transcriptase/maturase: protein MAIQQALHQMPGKPGRDGAATGEARRGASSDEAGCPRHDQNHTGSGLLQEVLTRENLQLALKRVRANKGVAGVDGLGIDETVEHLKTAWPAIRAQLLAGTYRPSPVRRVLIPKPEGGERKLGIPTVTDRLIQQALLQILQPLLDPGFSDHSYGFRPGRSAHQAVLAAQRYIHSGRNILVDVDLEQFFDRVDHDLLIARLSRKVTDRGVLRLVRAYLNSGTLIDGVVVASERGTPQGGPLSPLLANVLLDEVDKELERRGHCFVRYADDANVYVRSLKAGQRVMAVLRRLYDRLRLQVNERKSAIASAFGRKFLGYSFWLSAQGEIKRGVASQALQRFKSRIRQLTSRNGGRSVSQVVESLRPYLLGWKAYFGLSQTPRRWRGFDEWIRRRLRAIQLKQWKTGRRTYRELRKLGAWPDLAAAIAGNSHRFWHNSVGLIHGVLTVAWFDRLGLPRLC, encoded by the coding sequence ATGGCGATACAGCAGGCCTTGCATCAGATGCCCGGGAAACCGGGGCGGGACGGAGCTGCAACGGGTGAAGCCCGACGCGGGGCGTCCAGCGATGAAGCCGGCTGTCCGCGCCATGACCAGAACCACACGGGGTCAGGGCTTCTGCAAGAAGTCCTGACAAGAGAGAACCTGCAACTGGCGCTCAAGCGCGTTCGGGCTAATAAAGGTGTTGCGGGCGTCGACGGTCTTGGGATCGATGAGACGGTCGAGCATCTGAAAACGGCCTGGCCCGCGATACGGGCACAGTTGCTGGCCGGGACGTATCGGCCAAGTCCGGTGCGTAGAGTCCTGATCCCCAAGCCGGAGGGTGGCGAGCGCAAGCTGGGCATCCCGACGGTGACGGACAGGCTGATCCAGCAGGCGCTGCTACAGATTCTGCAGCCGTTGCTGGACCCAGGGTTCAGTGATCATAGCTACGGCTTTCGTCCCGGTCGCAGCGCTCACCAAGCGGTACTGGCAGCGCAGCGATACATTCACTCGGGGCGGAACATCCTGGTGGACGTCGATCTGGAGCAGTTTTTCGATCGCGTCGACCATGACCTGTTGATCGCTCGACTGAGCAGAAAGGTGACCGACCGAGGCGTTCTGCGTCTGGTCCGGGCCTACCTGAACAGCGGGACGTTGATCGACGGCGTGGTGGTGGCCAGTGAACGAGGGACACCGCAAGGCGGCCCCCTTTCACCACTGCTGGCCAATGTATTGCTGGATGAGGTGGACAAAGAGTTGGAGCGACGAGGCCATTGCTTCGTCAGGTACGCGGACGACGCGAATGTTTACGTACGCAGCCTCAAGGCCGGTCAGCGGGTAATGGCAGTGCTCCGTCGCCTTTATGATCGACTCAGGCTGCAAGTGAACGAACGCAAGAGCGCGATTGCCAGTGCGTTTGGCCGCAAGTTCCTGGGCTACAGCTTTTGGCTGTCGGCTCAAGGCGAGATCAAACGCGGGGTGGCCAGCCAAGCACTGCAGCGGTTCAAAAGCCGCATCCGACAGCTGACGTCTCGAAACGGAGGCCGAAGTGTGTCGCAAGTGGTGGAAAGCCTGAGGCCTTACCTACTGGGTTGGAAAGCGTACTTCGGTCTATCGCAAACCCCTCGTCGTTGGCGGGGTTTTGATGAGTGGATACGCCGACGACTCAGGGCCATCCAGCTCAAACAATGGAAAACCGGACGGAGAACGTACCGTGAACTGCGCAAACTTGGAGCATGGCCTGATCTGGCAGCGGCGATAGCCGGCAACAGCCACAGGTTCTGGCACAACAGTGTCGGTCTGATCCATGGAGTGCTCACGGTGGCGTGGTTCGACCGGTTGGGTCTACCTCGACTCTGCTGA
- a CDS encoding enoyl-CoA hydratase, translating to MNEHADNTDNPVLYEVQGPVALVTLHRPEYHNAQNSRMTYALDAAFKRACDDDEVKVIVLRGAGKHFSAGHDIGTPGRDIHQSFDRASLWYDHVNKPGGEFLYAREQEVYLGMCRRWRDMPKPTIAMVQGACIAGGLMLAWVCDLIIASDDAFFSDPVVRMGIPGVEYFAHVHELNPRIAKEFLFLGERMGAERAWQMGMVNKVVPRDVLEDVTLDVARRIAQMPRLGLQLTKQAVNNAEDLMGKRATMDMVFGLHHFAHVHNELVSGDKLGGYDARAMAQSQRNPLEA from the coding sequence ATGAACGAGCACGCCGATAACACCGACAACCCGGTCCTCTACGAGGTACAGGGTCCCGTGGCCCTGGTCACCCTGCACCGGCCCGAATACCACAACGCGCAGAACTCGCGGATGACCTACGCGCTGGACGCGGCCTTCAAGCGCGCCTGCGACGACGACGAGGTCAAGGTCATCGTCCTGCGGGGGGCCGGCAAGCACTTCTCCGCCGGCCACGACATCGGCACCCCGGGCCGGGACATCCACCAGAGCTTCGACCGCGCCAGCCTCTGGTACGACCATGTGAACAAGCCCGGCGGTGAGTTCCTCTACGCCCGCGAACAGGAGGTCTACCTGGGCATGTGCCGGCGCTGGCGCGACATGCCCAAGCCCACCATCGCCATGGTCCAGGGCGCCTGCATCGCCGGCGGCCTGATGCTGGCCTGGGTCTGCGACCTGATCATCGCGTCGGACGACGCCTTCTTCTCCGACCCGGTGGTGCGCATGGGCATCCCCGGCGTCGAGTACTTCGCCCACGTCCACGAACTCAATCCGCGCATCGCCAAGGAGTTCCTCTTCCTCGGCGAGCGCATGGGCGCCGAGCGCGCCTGGCAGATGGGCATGGTCAACAAGGTGGTCCCGCGCGATGTGCTGGAGGACGTCACCCTCGACGTCGCCCGGCGCATCGCGCAGATGCCGCGCCTCGGCCTGCAGCTGACCAAGCAGGCGGTGAACAACGCCGAGGACCTGATGGGCAAGCGCGCCACCATGGACATGGTGTTCGGCCTGCACCACTTCGCCCATGTCCATAACGAGCTGGTCAGCGGCGACAAGCTGGGCGGCTACGACGCCCGGGCCATGGCCCAGTCCCAGCGCAACCCCCTGGAGGCGTGA
- a CDS encoding VOC family protein: protein MDIRGLGYVTVASTDLKRWRGYATGVLGMMVGAESEERLYLKMDARPYRILVEKADRDGYGACGWEVAGKADFERAIAELGEADVAVTRASAAEAAQRQVQELARFADPDGNRHELFWGPRQDFAPFVSPAGVSGFVTSDLGMGHAVLPAPSFDRCLDFYERVMGFGLSDLMKVRFTPDPAEPEKRIHFLHCNNGRHHSLALFECPVPSGCVHLMVEVRELDDVGRALDRMHASGVKLSATLGRHTNDEMTSFYMQTPGGFDLEFGCGGKVMDWSRHTPFESTVVSHWGHDFSVGRR from the coding sequence ATGGATATCCGTGGGCTGGGCTACGTCACCGTGGCCTCGACAGACCTGAAGCGCTGGCGCGGCTACGCCACCGGCGTGCTCGGCATGATGGTGGGCGCCGAATCGGAGGAGCGGCTCTACCTGAAGATGGATGCGCGCCCCTACCGCATCCTGGTGGAGAAGGCCGACCGCGATGGCTATGGCGCCTGTGGCTGGGAAGTGGCCGGCAAGGCCGACTTCGAGCGGGCCATCGCCGAGCTGGGCGAGGCCGATGTGGCCGTGACCCGGGCCAGCGCCGCCGAGGCCGCGCAGCGCCAGGTCCAGGAGCTGGCGCGCTTCGCCGATCCCGACGGCAATCGCCATGAGCTCTTCTGGGGGCCACGCCAGGACTTCGCGCCCTTCGTGTCCCCGGCCGGCGTCTCCGGCTTCGTCACCAGCGACCTGGGCATGGGCCACGCGGTGCTGCCGGCGCCGTCCTTCGACCGCTGCCTGGACTTCTACGAGCGGGTCATGGGCTTCGGCCTGTCGGACCTGATGAAGGTGCGCTTCACCCCCGACCCGGCCGAGCCGGAGAAGCGCATCCACTTCCTCCACTGCAACAACGGCCGCCACCACTCCCTGGCGCTCTTCGAGTGCCCGGTGCCCTCCGGTTGCGTGCACCTGATGGTGGAGGTCCGCGAGCTGGACGATGTCGGCCGCGCCCTCGACCGCATGCACGCCAGCGGCGTGAAGCTCTCGGCCACCCTGGGCCGCCACACCAACGACGAGATGACCAGCTTCTACATGCAGACCCCGGGCGGCTTCGACCTGGAGTTCGGCTGCGGCGGCAAGGTCATGGACTGGTCGCGGCACACCCCCTTCGAGAGCACGGTGGTCAGCCACTGGGGCCACGATTTCAGCGTCGGTCGCCGATAA
- a CDS encoding acyl-CoA dehydrogenase family protein, whose translation MELSYTPEQQAFREEARAWLAANVPAEPLKSFDCEQGFAQHRAWEARLNEGRWGMVTWPRELGGRGCDLIEWLIFEEEYYRAGAPARVNQNGIFLLGPTLMEFGTPEQQARFLPKMATGEDIWAQGWSEPNAGSDMAAIRCRAERRGDHYLINGQKTWSTRAVWADWLFGLFRSDPHSSRHHGLTFILLPLDSPGITVRPIPQLDGLPGFAEIFFDDVKVPVENVLGGEGMGWHVAMSTAGFERGLMLRSPARFQETARRLVQLYQDNRESADRDPAIGEAVMRAWLDAEAYTLNTYMTASRLLKGGKIGAESSTNKIFWSELDQRMHETALSILGLRGELLPEAPDAGDVGRWLDGFLFAQAGPIYAGTNEIQRNIIAERMLGMPRA comes from the coding sequence ATGGAACTCTCCTACACACCCGAGCAACAGGCCTTCCGCGAGGAAGCCCGCGCCTGGCTGGCGGCGAATGTGCCGGCCGAACCGCTGAAGTCCTTCGACTGCGAGCAAGGCTTCGCCCAGCACCGCGCCTGGGAGGCGCGCCTGAACGAGGGCCGCTGGGGCATGGTCACCTGGCCCAGGGAACTGGGCGGACGCGGCTGCGACCTGATCGAATGGCTGATCTTCGAGGAGGAGTACTACCGCGCCGGGGCGCCGGCACGGGTCAACCAGAACGGCATCTTCCTCCTCGGCCCGACCCTCATGGAGTTCGGCACCCCGGAGCAGCAGGCGCGTTTCCTGCCGAAGATGGCCACGGGCGAGGACATCTGGGCCCAGGGCTGGTCCGAGCCCAACGCCGGGTCCGACATGGCCGCCATTCGCTGCCGCGCCGAACGCCGGGGCGACCACTACCTGATCAACGGCCAGAAGACCTGGTCCACCCGCGCCGTGTGGGCCGACTGGCTGTTCGGGCTGTTCCGCAGCGACCCCCATTCCAGCCGCCACCACGGCCTCACCTTCATCCTCCTGCCGCTCGACAGCCCGGGCATCACCGTGCGGCCGATTCCCCAGCTGGACGGCCTGCCCGGTTTCGCCGAGATCTTCTTCGACGACGTGAAGGTGCCGGTGGAGAACGTGCTCGGCGGCGAGGGCATGGGTTGGCACGTGGCCATGTCCACCGCCGGCTTCGAGCGCGGCCTGATGCTGCGCTCGCCGGCGCGCTTCCAGGAAACCGCGCGGCGCCTGGTGCAGCTCTACCAGGACAACCGCGAAAGCGCCGACCGCGACCCGGCCATCGGCGAAGCGGTGATGCGCGCCTGGCTGGACGCCGAGGCCTACACCCTGAACACCTACATGACCGCCTCGCGGCTGCTCAAGGGCGGCAAGATCGGCGCGGAATCCTCCACCAACAAGATCTTCTGGTCCGAACTCGACCAGCGCATGCACGAGACGGCCCTGTCGATCCTCGGCCTGCGCGGCGAGCTGCTGCCGGAGGCGCCGGACGCGGGAGACGTCGGCCGCTGGCTGGACGGCTTCCTCTTCGCCCAGGCCGGGCCCATCTACGCCGGCACCAACGAGATCCAACGCAACATCATCGCCGAGCGCATGCTCGGCATGCCGCGAGCCTGA
- a CDS encoding FadD3 family acyl-CoA ligase, with the protein MSNLESALTIPELLAAAATRYGDAMAIEDDHVRISYHQLDQLRRQAARALLALEIEAGERVAIWAPNIQEWIVAAVALQSVGAVLVPLNTRMKGAEAAFILRESGASLLFVIGEFLGTDYPALLAGEALPELRRRVCLRGEAAGCLDWDAFLALGAEVSPAELVVREGEVHEHSLSDLLFTSGTTGKPKGVMTAHGQNLRIVRDWSAMVGLRAGDRYLIVNPFFHSFGYKAGWLAALMRGCCILPQQVFDVPVMLERVARERITVLPGPPTLYQSILSHPDRQDHDLSSLRVAVTGAASVPVDMVRRMRSELGFETIVTAYGLTEACGFVTICRPGDSAERVATTSGRAFPDVEVRCVDGAGNPVPAGEPGELLVRGYNLMKGYFNNPGATAEAIDADGWLHTGDIGVLDEAGYLRITDRLKDMFITGGFNVYPAEIEQVILRYPGVAQAAVIGIPDERLGEVAMAFLLPAQGQRVDTGAFLAWCREQMANYKVPRRALLVDAMPLNAAGKVTKDALRRLAGAG; encoded by the coding sequence ATGTCCAATCTGGAAAGCGCCCTCACCATTCCTGAACTGCTGGCTGCCGCCGCGACCCGCTACGGCGACGCCATGGCCATCGAGGACGACCACGTCCGCATCAGCTACCACCAGCTCGACCAGTTGCGTCGCCAGGCGGCCCGCGCCCTGCTGGCGCTGGAGATCGAGGCTGGCGAGCGGGTGGCGATCTGGGCGCCGAACATCCAGGAGTGGATAGTCGCCGCCGTGGCACTGCAAAGCGTCGGCGCCGTGCTGGTGCCGTTGAATACGCGGATGAAGGGCGCCGAGGCCGCCTTCATCCTGCGCGAGAGCGGCGCCAGCCTGTTATTCGTCATCGGTGAGTTCCTGGGCACCGATTACCCGGCGTTGCTGGCCGGCGAGGCGCTGCCGGAGCTGCGTCGGCGCGTCTGCCTGCGCGGCGAGGCGGCGGGTTGCCTGGACTGGGATGCCTTCCTCGCCCTCGGCGCCGAAGTCTCCCCGGCGGAGCTCGTGGTGCGCGAGGGGGAGGTCCATGAGCACAGCCTGTCGGACCTGCTGTTCACCTCCGGCACCACCGGCAAACCCAAGGGCGTGATGACCGCCCATGGCCAGAACCTGCGGATCGTCCGCGACTGGAGCGCCATGGTCGGCCTGAGGGCCGGCGACCGCTACCTGATCGTCAATCCCTTCTTCCACAGCTTCGGCTACAAGGCCGGCTGGCTGGCGGCGCTGATGCGCGGCTGCTGCATCCTGCCGCAACAGGTGTTCGATGTGCCGGTGATGCTGGAGCGGGTCGCCCGCGAACGCATCACCGTGCTGCCTGGCCCGCCGACCCTGTACCAGTCGATCCTCAGTCACCCGGACCGCCAGGACCACGACCTGTCGAGCCTGCGCGTGGCGGTCACGGGCGCCGCCTCGGTCCCGGTGGACATGGTCCGGCGCATGCGCAGCGAACTGGGGTTCGAGACGATAGTCACCGCCTACGGCCTGACCGAGGCCTGCGGCTTCGTCACCATCTGCCGACCGGGCGACTCCGCCGAGCGGGTCGCCACCACCTCCGGTCGCGCCTTCCCGGACGTGGAAGTGCGCTGCGTGGACGGTGCCGGCAACCCGGTGCCGGCGGGCGAACCGGGGGAGCTGCTGGTGCGCGGCTACAACCTGATGAAGGGCTACTTCAACAACCCCGGGGCCACGGCCGAAGCCATCGACGCCGACGGCTGGCTGCACACCGGCGACATCGGCGTGCTGGACGAAGCGGGCTACCTGCGCATCACCGACCGGCTCAAGGACATGTTCATCACCGGCGGCTTCAACGTGTATCCGGCGGAGATCGAGCAGGTCATCCTGCGCTATCCGGGCGTGGCCCAGGCCGCCGTCATCGGCATCCCCGACGAGCGCCTGGGGGAAGTGGCCATGGCCTTCCTGCTGCCCGCCCAGGGCCAGCGGGTGGATACCGGCGCCTTCCTGGCCTGGTGCCGCGAGCAGATGGCCAACTACAAGGTGCCCCGCCGTGCGCTGCTGGTGGACGCCATGCCGCTCAATGCCGCCGGGAAGGTCACCAAGGACGCCCTGCGCCGGTTGGCCGGCGCGGGCTGA